Proteins encoded by one window of Drosophila melanogaster chromosome X:
- the CG32767 gene encoding uncharacterized protein, isoform G, translated as MASSATNVDGGSGTSTALPSLFPAVGAAAGVKDMDGLMAINDSALSQQIEFILQDAPMEQDDDPHQHTHVHHHHHSQHHPHSHSHQQQQQQHLQQQQQQQQHHHPHHHLKLDNSSNNHPPTAAAAAAAVAVAATTAATAAAATNNSASFSSNSSSSNSNNSNHLDNQQQLLIQQQQQQQQHHLLNGRRIIIQATGNSSVLAASDIKEEDEEEEDPELNDENLQDIEEEAQAAEADEEPETTAHLSTQVKLELEEDDEMPDEEEEEDEDDDEELQHGQLEYQISAATQTAGAATSSAAGGAATAGGGSQQLVQLPAGSIVSTTTHRLSVPVTEAALVQLQRRPVYISNAVGGLTAGATYVRMPAAAVISRSPMTVLNVVQQALPATQLILQTQQQQTPAAAAAEQQLALALEQQRQQQEQQAQQQRQQQQQQEQQRQQQQQQQQQQQQQAQQEQQRQQQQQLQQQQQQQQTHPVKHSASGSSSTNNNSTTNSTNSNNNTPAATATVTTSYQCVECVEKFDSKELFDIHRSGHANNMKCAICNMVLKSLKNYEKHCLRCKPYECQICGRVVRFRPNFIKHMRVHTGQQSERHKYKCEVCHKEFMSFEYFKVHKKIHNENVNLTCEICGKVFSALASLRGHSKLHSGVKLHKCDVCGKGFGQRYNLKIHARTHTGDFPFECKICKKKLHTQSSLQTHMQVHLRDQPGAAAAAATAAGAASSKASNSSNSSNSSNSSSSNSSSNGVSAAVSAATTTTTIVKLEPPHEIERPGTSSNQQLQQSQHHQMELDDQSGLSGDEEDGSGGGMNSSSHIVNATTNRLTTGEDSSESSNASLHLNQHSSTSSSPASQHQVSSHQQHVHQQQQQQQQSQQQYLVSAPTRTIVIKNYMQQGSQQQQQQQQQQQHTSDPTPVLHAQVIQSGAGTSNGSGNTSSTNSSSNSSTNIVTTNAGGNLSNGSQLIRKTPIIHHSTGSSNGSGGSALTSVVQQTVISPAQSPSSSSTSCSSSTVLVSKATGVPLSIASSAAAALGGSTIIRSTRNHQQQQQQQQPAQQQQQQQRVTQRNNHRNHHRRRHLADMDDDEDDDEDQPQQQTHTQQTQQHHHHHSHHHNHHNHHFDDDDDDEKSSPSLATAAIIKVEPNLYSSGSGDNSNDMFIKEEVMFEDSAALHSPQSPPSSKFRISNFDSDLVDHHVDLNHSLPPYGNLFEPHSIPDSIPVQLYPDDDDDFRLDHSSLGGLHNTTSSSTTDGDFIKKEWVYGTGASSYAMNGKFDDDSDALCDAANFIYN; from the exons ATGGCCAGCAGCGCGACGAACGTCGACGGCGGCAGCGGGACGTCGACGGCGCTGCCATCGCTCTTCCCCGCCGTTGGCGCCGCTGCCGGTGTCAAAGATATGGACGGATTAATGGCCATTAACGATAGCGCCCTATCGCAACAGATCGAATTTATACTGCAGGATGCTCCCATGGAGCAGGACGACGATCCTCACCAGCATACGCATGTGCATCACCATCATCACTCGCAGCATCATCCTCACTCGCATtcgcatcagcagcaacagcagcagcatcttcagcagcaacagcagcagcagcaacaccatcaTCCGCATCATCATCTGAAGCtggacaacagcagcaacaaccacccaccgaccgcagcagcagccgcagctgccgtagcagtagcagcaacaactgcagcaacagcagccgcagcaaccaACAACAGCGCTTCCTttagcagcaacagcagcagtagcaatagcaacaacagcaatcaCTTGGACAACCAGCAACAGTTGCTcattcagcagcagcagcaacagcagcaacatcatctgCTAAACGGACGCCGCATCATAATCCAGGCCACGGGTAACTCGTCCGTTTTAGCCGCCAGCGATATcaaggaggaggacgaggaggaggaagatCCCGAGCTGAACGATGAGAATCTGCAGGATATCGAAGAGGAGGCTCAGGCAGCCGAGGCCGATGAGGAGCCCGAAACCACCGCGCATTTGTCCACGCAAGTTAAGCTGGAGCTGGAAGAGGATGATGAAATGcccgacgaggaggaggaagaggatgAGGACGATGACGAGGAGCTGCAGCACGGCCAGCTGGAGTACCAAATTAGTGCGGCAACGCAAACAGCTGGAGCAGCGACGAGTAGTGCCGCTGGTGGCGCCGCAACAGCCGGCGGAGGATCACAGCAATTGGTACAACTGCCCGCCGGTAGTATTGTGAGCACAACCACCCACCGATTGTCGGTGCCCGTGACCGAGGCGGCTCTTGTGCAGCTGCAACGACGACCTGTCTACATAAGCAATGCTGTTGGCGGCCTAACGGCCGGAGCAACCTATGTGAGAATGCCGGCGGCCGCTGTGATCAGCCGGAGTCCCATGACGGTGCTGAATGTGGTGCAACAGGCGTTGCCGGCCACACAGCTGATATTGCAgacgcaacagcaacagacgccggcagcggcagcggctgAGCAGCAATTGGCCTTGGCCTTGGAGCAGCaaaggcagcagcaggaacagcaggcgcagcaacaaaggcagcagcagcagcagcaggaacaacaaaggcagcagcagcaacaacagcagcaacagcagcagcagcaggcgcaacAAGAACAGCagaggcagcaacagcagcagctacaacagcagcagcagcaacagcaaaccCATCCAGTGAAACATTCAGCATCCGGCTCTTCctccaccaacaacaacagcaccaccaactccaccaacagcaacaataacacacCAGCGGCAACGGCGACTGTGACCACCAGTTACCAGTGCGTCGAGTGTGTGGAGAAGTTCGATTCTAAGGAACTTTTCGACATCCATCGCAGCGGCCATGCCAATAATATGAAGTGCGCCATCTGCAACATGGTGTTGAAGTCGCTGAAGAACTACGAGAAGCACTGCCTGCGCTGCAAGCCGTACGAATGCCAGATATGCGGTCGCGTCGTCCGTTTCCGGCCGAACTTTATCAAGCATATGCGAGTCCATACGGGCCAGCAGTCGGAGCGGCACAAATACAAGTGCGAGGTGTGCCACAAGGAGTTCATGAGCTTCGAGTACTTCAAGGTGCACAAGAAGATCCACAACGAGAATGTGAACCTGACCTGCGAGATCTGTGGCAAGGTGTTCAGTGCCCTGGCATCGTTGCGCGGCCATTCCAAGCTGCATTCGGGTGTTAAGCTGCACAAATGCGACGTGTGCGGCAAGGGTTTCGGACAGCGCTACAACCTGAAAATTCATGCCAGAACGCACACGGGTGACTTCCCATTCGAGTGCAAGATCTGCAAGAAGAAGCTGCACACACAGTCATCGCTGCAGACGCACATGCAGGTCCATCTGCGGGATCAGCcgggagcagctgctgcagccgcCACTGCTGCCGGAGCAGCCTCCTCGAAGGCCAGCAATAGCAGCAATTCGAGCAACAGTAGCaattccagcagcagcaattccAGCAGCAACGGCGTATCGGCAGCTGTATCGGCAGCCACAACGACTACAACAATTGTCAAACTGGAGCCGCCGCACGAGATTGAGAGGCCAGGCACCAGTAGCAatcagcagttgcagcagtcGCAACACCACCAAATGGAACTAGACGATCAGTCGGGACTGAGCGGGGACGAGGAGgatggcagcggcggcggtATGAACTCCTCCTCGCATATTGTGAACGCAACCACCAATCGCTTGACCACCGGCGAGGACTCATCGGAGTCCTCGAATGCCTCGCTACACCTGAACCAGCACTCCTCCACCTCATCCTCGCCAGCCTCGCAGCACCAAGTGTCGTCGCACCAGCAGCATgtgcatcagcaacagcagcagcagcagcagtcgcagcagcaatatCTCGTTTCGGCACCAACACGAACGATCGTCATTAAGAACTACATGCAGCAGGgatcccagcagcagcagcagcagcagcagcagcagcaacatacCTCCGATCCAACGCCCGTGCTGCATGCACAGGTCATCCAGAGCGGTGCAGGCACCAGCAACGGCAGCGGCAACACCTCCTCCAccaatagcagcagcaacagtagTACCAACATTGTCACCACCAACGCCGGCGGCAATCTCAGCAATGGCTCGCAGTTGATACGAAAGACGCCGATCATTCATCATTCGACCGGAAGCAGCAATGGCAGCGGCGGCTCAGCGCTGACCAGTGTGGTGCAGCAAACAG TTATTTCGCCAGCTCAAtcgccatcatcatcctcGACCTCTTGCTCCTCATCCACGGTGCTGGTTTCCAAAGCCACCGGTGTGCCACTATCGATAGCTTCCTCGGCGGCGGCTGCACTTGGAGGCTCCACTATCATACGCAGCACAAGGAatcaccaacagcagcagcagcagcagcaaccagcccaacaacagcagcagcagcagcgggtAACGCAGCGCAACAACCACCGAAATCACCACCGACGTCGCCATTTGGCGGACATGGATGACGATGAAGATGACGACGAGGatcagccgcagcagcagacgCATACGCAGCAAACGCAAcagcatcaccatcatcacagtcatcatcataatcatcacAATCATCATttcgatgacgatgatgacgatgagaAATCGTCACCGTCCCTGGCCACAGCGGCCATTATCAAAGTGGAACCAAATCTGTATTCCTCGGGCTCTGGCGACAACTCCAACGATATGTTCATCAAGGAGGAGGTCATGTTTGAGGATTCGGCTGCCCTGCATTCGCCGCAATCGCCGCCAAGCTCGAAATTCCGTATCTCCAATTTTGATAGTGATCTAGTTGATCATCATGTTGATCTGAATCACTCGCTGCCGCCGTATGGTAATTTGTTTGAACCGCATTCCATACCGGATAGCATACCTGTGCAGCTATATCcggatgatgacgatgacttTCGGCTGGATCATAGTTCACTAGGTGGACTGCACAACACAACGTCGTCGTCGACCACCGATGGGGACTTCATCAAGAAGGAATGGGTATACGGCACGGGCGCTAGTTCCTATGCCATGAACGGCAAATTTGATGATGACAGCGATGCCCTGTGCGATGCGGCCAATTTCATTTACAATTGA
- the CG32767 gene encoding uncharacterized protein, isoform H gives MASSATNVDGGSGTSTALPSLFPAVGAAAGVKDMDGLMAINDSALSQQIEFILQDAPMEQDDDPHQHTHVHHHHHSQHHPHSHSHQQQQQQHLQQQQQQQQHHHPHHHLKLDNSSNNHPPTAAAAAAAVAVAATTAATAAAATNNSASFSSNSSSSNSNNSNHLDNQQQLLIQQQQQQQQHHLLNGRRIIIQATGNSSVLAASDIKEEDEEEEDPELNDENLQDIEEEAQAAEADEEPETTAHLSTQVKLELEEDDEMPDEEEEEDEDDDEELQHGQLEYQISAATQTAGAATSSAAGGAATAGGGSQQLVQLPAGSIVSTTTHRLSVPVTEAALVQLQRRPVYISNAVGGLTAGATYVRMPAAAVISRSPMTVLNVVQQALPATQLILQTQQQQTPAAAAAEQQLALALEQQRQQQEQQAQQQRQQQQQQEQQRQQQQQQQQQQQQQAQQEQQRQQQQQLQQQQQQQQTHPVKHSASGSSSTNNNSTTNSTNSNNNTPAATATVTTSYQCVECVEKFDSKELFDIHRSGHANNMKCAICNMVLKSLKNYEKHCLRCKPYECQICGRVVRFRPNFIKHMRVHTGQQSERHKYKCEVCHKEFMSFEYFKVHKKIHNENVNLTCEICGKVFSALASLRGHSKLHSGVKLHKCDVCGKGFGQRYNLKIHARTHTGDFPFECKICKKKLHTQSSLQTHMQVHLRDQPGAAAAAATAAGAASSKASNSSNSSNSSNSSSSNSSSNGVSAAVSAATTTTTIVKLEPPHEIERPGTSSNQQLQQSQHHQMELDDQSGLSGDEEDGSGGGMNSSSHIVNATTNRLTTGEDSSESSNASLHLNQHSSTSSSPASQHQVSSHQQHVHQQQQQQQQSQQQYLVSAPTRTIVIKNYMQQGSQQQQQQQQQQQHTSDPTPVLHAQVIQSGAGTSNGSGNTSSTNSSSNSSTNIVTTNAGGNLSNGSQLIRKTPIIHHSTGSSNGSGGSALTSVVQQTGVISPAQSPSSSSTSCSSSTVLVSKATGVPLSIASSAAAALGGSTIIRSTRNHQQQQQQQQPAQQQQQQQRVTQRNNHRNHHRRRHLADMDDDEDDDEDQPQQQTHTQQTQQHHHHHSHHHNHHNHHFDDDDDDEKSSPSLATAAIIKVEPNLYSSGSGDNSNDMFIKEEVMFEDSAALHSPQSPPSSKFRISNFDSDLVDHHVDLNHSLPPYGNLFEPHSIPDSIPVQLYPDDDDDFRLDHSSLGGLHNTTSSSTTDGDFIKKEWVYGTGASSYAMNGKFDDDSDALCDAANFIYN, from the exons ATGGCCAGCAGCGCGACGAACGTCGACGGCGGCAGCGGGACGTCGACGGCGCTGCCATCGCTCTTCCCCGCCGTTGGCGCCGCTGCCGGTGTCAAAGATATGGACGGATTAATGGCCATTAACGATAGCGCCCTATCGCAACAGATCGAATTTATACTGCAGGATGCTCCCATGGAGCAGGACGACGATCCTCACCAGCATACGCATGTGCATCACCATCATCACTCGCAGCATCATCCTCACTCGCATtcgcatcagcagcaacagcagcagcatcttcagcagcaacagcagcagcagcaacaccatcaTCCGCATCATCATCTGAAGCtggacaacagcagcaacaaccacccaccgaccgcagcagcagccgcagctgccgtagcagtagcagcaacaactgcagcaacagcagccgcagcaaccaACAACAGCGCTTCCTttagcagcaacagcagcagtagcaatagcaacaacagcaatcaCTTGGACAACCAGCAACAGTTGCTcattcagcagcagcagcaacagcagcaacatcatctgCTAAACGGACGCCGCATCATAATCCAGGCCACGGGTAACTCGTCCGTTTTAGCCGCCAGCGATATcaaggaggaggacgaggaggaggaagatCCCGAGCTGAACGATGAGAATCTGCAGGATATCGAAGAGGAGGCTCAGGCAGCCGAGGCCGATGAGGAGCCCGAAACCACCGCGCATTTGTCCACGCAAGTTAAGCTGGAGCTGGAAGAGGATGATGAAATGcccgacgaggaggaggaagaggatgAGGACGATGACGAGGAGCTGCAGCACGGCCAGCTGGAGTACCAAATTAGTGCGGCAACGCAAACAGCTGGAGCAGCGACGAGTAGTGCCGCTGGTGGCGCCGCAACAGCCGGCGGAGGATCACAGCAATTGGTACAACTGCCCGCCGGTAGTATTGTGAGCACAACCACCCACCGATTGTCGGTGCCCGTGACCGAGGCGGCTCTTGTGCAGCTGCAACGACGACCTGTCTACATAAGCAATGCTGTTGGCGGCCTAACGGCCGGAGCAACCTATGTGAGAATGCCGGCGGCCGCTGTGATCAGCCGGAGTCCCATGACGGTGCTGAATGTGGTGCAACAGGCGTTGCCGGCCACACAGCTGATATTGCAgacgcaacagcaacagacgccggcagcggcagcggctgAGCAGCAATTGGCCTTGGCCTTGGAGCAGCaaaggcagcagcaggaacagcaggcgcagcaacaaaggcagcagcagcagcagcaggaacaacaaaggcagcagcagcaacaacagcagcaacagcagcagcagcaggcgcaacAAGAACAGCagaggcagcaacagcagcagctacaacagcagcagcagcaacagcaaaccCATCCAGTGAAACATTCAGCATCCGGCTCTTCctccaccaacaacaacagcaccaccaactccaccaacagcaacaataacacacCAGCGGCAACGGCGACTGTGACCACCAGTTACCAGTGCGTCGAGTGTGTGGAGAAGTTCGATTCTAAGGAACTTTTCGACATCCATCGCAGCGGCCATGCCAATAATATGAAGTGCGCCATCTGCAACATGGTGTTGAAGTCGCTGAAGAACTACGAGAAGCACTGCCTGCGCTGCAAGCCGTACGAATGCCAGATATGCGGTCGCGTCGTCCGTTTCCGGCCGAACTTTATCAAGCATATGCGAGTCCATACGGGCCAGCAGTCGGAGCGGCACAAATACAAGTGCGAGGTGTGCCACAAGGAGTTCATGAGCTTCGAGTACTTCAAGGTGCACAAGAAGATCCACAACGAGAATGTGAACCTGACCTGCGAGATCTGTGGCAAGGTGTTCAGTGCCCTGGCATCGTTGCGCGGCCATTCCAAGCTGCATTCGGGTGTTAAGCTGCACAAATGCGACGTGTGCGGCAAGGGTTTCGGACAGCGCTACAACCTGAAAATTCATGCCAGAACGCACACGGGTGACTTCCCATTCGAGTGCAAGATCTGCAAGAAGAAGCTGCACACACAGTCATCGCTGCAGACGCACATGCAGGTCCATCTGCGGGATCAGCcgggagcagctgctgcagccgcCACTGCTGCCGGAGCAGCCTCCTCGAAGGCCAGCAATAGCAGCAATTCGAGCAACAGTAGCaattccagcagcagcaattccAGCAGCAACGGCGTATCGGCAGCTGTATCGGCAGCCACAACGACTACAACAATTGTCAAACTGGAGCCGCCGCACGAGATTGAGAGGCCAGGCACCAGTAGCAatcagcagttgcagcagtcGCAACACCACCAAATGGAACTAGACGATCAGTCGGGACTGAGCGGGGACGAGGAGgatggcagcggcggcggtATGAACTCCTCCTCGCATATTGTGAACGCAACCACCAATCGCTTGACCACCGGCGAGGACTCATCGGAGTCCTCGAATGCCTCGCTACACCTGAACCAGCACTCCTCCACCTCATCCTCGCCAGCCTCGCAGCACCAAGTGTCGTCGCACCAGCAGCATgtgcatcagcaacagcagcagcagcagcagtcgcagcagcaatatCTCGTTTCGGCACCAACACGAACGATCGTCATTAAGAACTACATGCAGCAGGgatcccagcagcagcagcagcagcagcagcagcagcaacatacCTCCGATCCAACGCCCGTGCTGCATGCACAGGTCATCCAGAGCGGTGCAGGCACCAGCAACGGCAGCGGCAACACCTCCTCCAccaatagcagcagcaacagtagTACCAACATTGTCACCACCAACGCCGGCGGCAATCTCAGCAATGGCTCGCAGTTGATACGAAAGACGCCGATCATTCATCATTCGACCGGAAGCAGCAATGGCAGCGGCGGCTCAGCGCTGACCAGTGTGGTGCAGCAAACAGGTG TTATTTCGCCAGCTCAAtcgccatcatcatcctcGACCTCTTGCTCCTCATCCACGGTGCTGGTTTCCAAAGCCACCGGTGTGCCACTATCGATAGCTTCCTCGGCGGCGGCTGCACTTGGAGGCTCCACTATCATACGCAGCACAAGGAatcaccaacagcagcagcagcagcagcaaccagcccaacaacagcagcagcagcagcgggtAACGCAGCGCAACAACCACCGAAATCACCACCGACGTCGCCATTTGGCGGACATGGATGACGATGAAGATGACGACGAGGatcagccgcagcagcagacgCATACGCAGCAAACGCAAcagcatcaccatcatcacagtcatcatcataatcatcacAATCATCATttcgatgacgatgatgacgatgagaAATCGTCACCGTCCCTGGCCACAGCGGCCATTATCAAAGTGGAACCAAATCTGTATTCCTCGGGCTCTGGCGACAACTCCAACGATATGTTCATCAAGGAGGAGGTCATGTTTGAGGATTCGGCTGCCCTGCATTCGCCGCAATCGCCGCCAAGCTCGAAATTCCGTATCTCCAATTTTGATAGTGATCTAGTTGATCATCATGTTGATCTGAATCACTCGCTGCCGCCGTATGGTAATTTGTTTGAACCGCATTCCATACCGGATAGCATACCTGTGCAGCTATATCcggatgatgacgatgacttTCGGCTGGATCATAGTTCACTAGGTGGACTGCACAACACAACGTCGTCGTCGACCACCGATGGGGACTTCATCAAGAAGGAATGGGTATACGGCACGGGCGCTAGTTCCTATGCCATGAACGGCAAATTTGATGATGACAGCGATGCCCTGTGCGATGCGGCCAATTTCATTTACAATTGA